The Streptomyces kanamyceticus genome window below encodes:
- a CDS encoding cytidine deaminase produces MSTTAVDADWDALREAAREAMSRAYAPYSGFPVGAAALVDDGRTVSGCNVENASYGLGLCAECGLVSQLQLTGGGRLTHFTCVDGKGEILMPCGRCRQLLYEFGGAGLLLETSSGVRTLGDLLPDAFGPERLN; encoded by the coding sequence GTGAGCACCACCGCTGTCGACGCCGACTGGGACGCCCTGCGAGAGGCCGCGCGCGAGGCCATGTCCCGTGCGTACGCGCCCTACTCGGGCTTCCCCGTCGGCGCGGCGGCCCTGGTCGACGACGGCCGCACGGTCTCCGGATGCAACGTCGAGAACGCCTCGTACGGCCTCGGCCTGTGCGCCGAATGCGGCCTGGTCTCGCAGCTCCAGCTGACCGGCGGCGGCCGTCTCACGCACTTCACCTGCGTGGACGGCAAGGGCGAGATCCTGATGCCGTGCGGCCGCTGCCGCCAGCTCCTGTACGAGTTCGGGGGCGCGGGTCTCCTCCTGGAGACGTCGTCGGGGGTGCGCACGCTCGGCGACCTGCTGCCGGACGCGTTCGGCCCCGAACGCCTCAACTGA
- a CDS encoding ABC transporter permease, with amino-acid sequence MSTASVAKPPAKQPAPGRRRISLPVLMLVIAGVLVLTSAVRIITGADGITSTGQMSTALQLAVPIGLAGLGGLWAERAGVVNIGLEGMLILGTWFGAFAGYQWGPWVGVLFGILGGALGGLLHAIVTVTFNVNHIVSGVALNILALGATRYLSTFAFEGEEGGTSKQSPPVDSLGSFSVPGLSDWLSDLNGKHWFLVSDLAGLLGGLITNVSPLTVVAVAMIPLSWWVLWRTSFGLRLRSCGENPIAAESLGVNVYKYKYLAVVISGGLAGLGGAFLSLVASNIYLEGQTGGRGYIGLAAMIFGNWMPGGLALGAGLFGYTDSLKLRGGGTNVHALLLLLAILLVIGAVYLAWRKRYVPAVITAAVSALMFLWYGLTDEVPNQVVTATPYVVTLLVLSLSAQRLRMPKADGMPYRRGQGK; translated from the coding sequence ATGAGTACGGCATCCGTGGCCAAGCCCCCGGCCAAGCAGCCCGCGCCGGGCCGCCGCCGCATCTCGCTCCCCGTCCTGATGCTGGTCATCGCGGGCGTCCTGGTACTGACCTCCGCGGTCCGCATCATCACGGGCGCCGACGGCATCACCTCCACCGGACAGATGTCGACGGCCCTCCAGCTCGCCGTGCCGATCGGCCTCGCGGGCCTCGGCGGCCTGTGGGCCGAGCGCGCGGGCGTGGTCAACATCGGTCTCGAAGGCATGCTGATCCTCGGCACCTGGTTCGGCGCGTTCGCCGGATACCAGTGGGGCCCCTGGGTCGGCGTCCTCTTCGGCATCCTCGGCGGCGCGCTCGGCGGTCTGCTGCACGCGATCGTGACGGTCACCTTCAACGTCAACCACATCGTCTCCGGTGTGGCCCTCAACATCCTCGCCCTGGGCGCGACCCGCTACCTCTCCACCTTCGCCTTCGAGGGCGAGGAGGGCGGCACCTCCAAGCAGTCGCCGCCCGTCGACTCGCTCGGCAGCTTCTCCGTGCCGGGCCTTTCCGACTGGCTCTCCGACCTCAACGGCAAGCACTGGTTCCTGGTCTCCGACCTCGCGGGCCTGCTCGGCGGCCTGATCACCAACGTCTCCCCGCTCACCGTGGTCGCCGTCGCGATGATCCCGCTGAGCTGGTGGGTCCTGTGGCGCACCTCGTTCGGCCTGCGCCTGCGCTCCTGCGGCGAGAACCCGATCGCGGCCGAGTCGCTCGGCGTGAACGTCTACAAGTACAAGTACCTGGCCGTGGTCATCTCCGGCGGCCTCGCGGGCCTCGGCGGCGCCTTCCTCTCCCTGGTCGCCTCCAACATCTACCTGGAGGGCCAGACCGGCGGCCGCGGCTACATCGGCCTCGCCGCGATGATCTTCGGCAACTGGATGCCGGGCGGACTCGCGCTCGGCGCGGGCCTGTTCGGTTACACCGACAGCCTGAAGCTCCGGGGTGGCGGCACGAACGTCCACGCGCTGCTCCTCCTCCTCGCGATCCTGCTGGTCATCGGCGCGGTCTACCTCGCCTGGCGCAAGCGCTACGTGCCCGCGGTGATCACCGCGGCCGTCTCCGCGCTGATGTTCCTGTGGTACGGCTTGACCGACGAGGTCCCCAACCAGGTCGTCACGGCCACCCCGTACGTCGTGACCCTGCTGGTCCTCTCGCTCTCCGCCCAGCGGCTGCGGATGCCGAAGGCGGACGGAATGCCCTACCGAAGGGGACAAGGCAAGTGA
- a CDS encoding ABC transporter permease has translation MKKFDKERVLLAVAGPVIALVVAVVLTSGVLLASGKSPIEPYSLMFEQATYSDVQVLIINQAGMYYLAALAVAIGFRMNLFNIGVDGQYRLAAMITAVVGAHVALPAALQIPLLIVVAMLTGAFWSGIAGVLKTTRGVSEVVATIMLNAIATSVIGYLTLTENFGVPVGNNQTTGVMKESGWFPGISMGASGEIYGFVFVAILAGVLYWLILNRTRFGFDLRATGASESAAAASGVNAKRMALTAMLISGAVAGLSGMPILLGDTHTYSLSFPSGLGFIGIGIALLGRNNPVGIALAALLWAFLDKASPALDYAQPEPYDKEIAVIMQGIIVIAVVVSYEAVGRWGLRRQQQRVGEELAAAARANGNGNGNNDSVKEVAAR, from the coding sequence ATGAAGAAGTTCGACAAGGAGCGCGTGCTCCTCGCGGTGGCAGGCCCTGTCATCGCCCTCGTCGTGGCCGTGGTGCTCACCTCGGGCGTGCTGCTCGCCTCGGGCAAGAGCCCGATCGAGCCGTACTCCCTGATGTTCGAGCAGGCCACGTACTCCGACGTCCAGGTGCTGATCATCAACCAGGCCGGGATGTACTACCTGGCCGCGCTCGCGGTGGCCATCGGCTTCCGGATGAACCTGTTCAACATCGGTGTGGACGGCCAGTACCGCCTCGCCGCGATGATCACCGCGGTCGTCGGCGCGCACGTCGCGCTGCCCGCCGCGCTGCAGATCCCGCTCCTGATCGTGGTCGCGATGCTCACCGGCGCCTTCTGGTCGGGCATCGCGGGCGTCCTGAAGACCACCCGCGGCGTCAGCGAGGTCGTCGCGACGATCATGCTGAACGCCATCGCGACGAGCGTCATCGGCTACCTCACGCTCACCGAGAACTTCGGCGTCCCGGTCGGCAACAACCAGACCACCGGCGTGATGAAGGAGTCCGGCTGGTTCCCCGGCATCAGCATGGGCGCCTCCGGCGAGATCTACGGCTTCGTGTTCGTCGCGATCCTCGCGGGCGTCCTGTACTGGCTGATCCTCAACCGCACCCGCTTCGGCTTCGACCTGCGCGCCACCGGCGCCTCCGAGTCCGCCGCCGCGGCCAGCGGCGTGAACGCCAAGCGCATGGCGCTCACCGCGATGCTGATCTCGGGCGCGGTCGCGGGCCTCTCCGGCATGCCGATCCTGCTCGGCGACACCCACACGTACAGCCTCAGCTTCCCCTCGGGACTCGGCTTCATCGGCATCGGCATCGCCCTGCTCGGCCGCAACAACCCGGTCGGCATCGCGCTCGCCGCACTGCTCTGGGCCTTCCTCGACAAGGCGTCGCCCGCCCTGGACTACGCGCAGCCGGAGCCGTACGACAAGGAGATCGCGGTGATCATGCAGGGCATCATCGTGATCGCGGTCGTCGTCTCCTACGAGGCGGTGGGCCGCTGGGGTCTGCGCCGCCAGCAGCAGCGCGTGGGTGAGGAACTGGCCGCCGCCGCACGGGCGAACGGCAACGGCAACGGCAACAACGACTCCGTGAAGGAGGTGGCTGCCCGATGA
- a CDS encoding ABC transporter ATP-binding protein produces the protein MDASTSPPPTGKAPTAAGGTAVELSGITKRFPGVVANHDIHLTVRKGTVHALVGENGAGKSTLMKILYGMQKPDEGTITVDGEQVSFSSPADAIVRGIGMVHQHFMLADQLTVLENIVLGSEKLHGIGGAARRKIAEISERYGLGVRPDAYVEDLGVADRQRVEILKVLYRGATTLILDEPTAVLVPQEVDALFDNLRGLKSEGLSVIFISHKLGEVLSVADDITVIRRGTTVGTAIPSETTPRQLAELMVGSELPTPETAESTVTDRPVIEVADLSVYDKGMVSTGKSSASLLMDEVQRGEVRRVLDDVSFTIHAGEVMGIAGVEGNGQTELIDALIGLKHADTGAIRFLGEDVTGLPTRKRREQGIGYIPEDRHRHGLLLESPLWENRILGHVTEKPNAKGFWLDPKGAQADTRRIVEEYDVRTPGIDVTAASLSGGNQQKLIVGREMSHKPRFLIAAHPTRGVDVGAQAQIWDQIREARREGLAVLLISADLDELIGLSDTLRVIYRGRFVADADPATITPEELGSAMTGASSGHLEHVESGDGSEEDETR, from the coding sequence ATCGACGCGTCCACCAGCCCTCCGCCCACCGGCAAGGCACCAACCGCCGCCGGTGGCACCGCCGTTGAGCTCAGCGGCATCACCAAGCGTTTCCCGGGCGTCGTGGCCAACCACGACATCCACCTGACCGTCCGCAAGGGCACCGTGCACGCCCTCGTCGGCGAGAACGGCGCGGGCAAATCGACCCTGATGAAGATCCTCTACGGCATGCAGAAGCCGGACGAGGGCACCATCACCGTCGACGGCGAGCAGGTCTCCTTCTCCAGCCCCGCCGACGCGATCGTCCGCGGCATCGGCATGGTGCACCAGCACTTCATGCTCGCCGACCAGTTGACGGTCCTGGAGAACATCGTCCTCGGCAGCGAGAAGCTGCACGGCATCGGCGGCGCGGCCCGCCGCAAGATCGCCGAGATCTCCGAGCGGTACGGCCTCGGGGTGCGCCCCGACGCGTACGTCGAGGACCTCGGCGTCGCCGACCGGCAGCGCGTGGAGATCCTCAAGGTCCTCTACCGCGGCGCCACCACACTGATCCTGGACGAGCCGACGGCCGTGCTCGTGCCGCAGGAGGTCGACGCGCTCTTCGACAACCTGCGCGGGCTGAAGTCCGAGGGCCTCTCCGTCATCTTCATCTCGCACAAGCTGGGTGAAGTCCTGTCCGTGGCCGACGACATCACGGTCATCCGGCGCGGCACGACGGTGGGCACGGCGATCCCGTCCGAGACGACGCCCCGCCAGCTCGCCGAGCTGATGGTCGGCAGCGAGCTGCCCACCCCGGAGACGGCGGAGTCGACGGTCACCGACCGTCCCGTGATCGAGGTCGCCGACCTCAGCGTGTACGACAAGGGCATGGTGTCGACCGGCAAGTCGTCGGCGAGCCTGCTCATGGACGAAGTCCAGCGCGGGGAGGTGCGGCGCGTCCTGGACGACGTGTCGTTCACCATCCACGCGGGCGAGGTCATGGGCATCGCCGGTGTCGAGGGCAACGGCCAGACGGAACTCATCGACGCGCTCATCGGCCTGAAGCACGCGGACACCGGTGCCATCCGCTTCCTCGGCGAGGACGTCACAGGACTCCCCACCCGCAAGCGCCGCGAACAAGGCATCGGTTACATCCCCGAGGACCGCCACCGCCACGGCCTCCTCCTGGAGTCGCCGCTGTGGGAGAACCGCATCCTCGGCCACGTCACCGAGAAGCCCAACGCGAAGGGCTTCTGGCTGGACCCCAAGGGCGCCCAGGCCGACACCCGCCGCATCGTCGAGGAGTACGACGTCCGTACGCCCGGCATCGACGTCACCGCGGCCTCCCTGTCCGGCGGCAACCAGCAGAAGCTGATCGTCGGCCGCGAGATGAGCCACAAGCCGCGCTTCCTGATCGCCGCCCACCCCACCCGAGGCGTGGACGTCGGCGCGCAGGCCCAGATCTGGGACCAGATCCGCGAGGCACGGCGCGAGGGCCTCGCGGTCCTGCTGATCTCCGCCGACCTGGACGAGCTGATCGGCCTCTCCGACACCCTCCGCGTGATCTACCGCGGACGGTTCGTGGCGGACGCCGACCCGGCCACCATCACGCCGGAGGAACTGGGTTCGGCGATGACCGGCGCCTCCTCCGGTCACCTGGAACACGTCGAGTCCGGTGACGGCTCCGAGGAGGACGAGACCCGATGA
- a CDS encoding BMP family lipoprotein — protein sequence MRRVSRIAVAGAATAALAVSVSACGGTSSDAAASKDDKNKGVAIAYDVGGAGDQSFNDAATEGMKKAAAEFKTGEKAVEPVDGESDADKAQRLTQLAKQGYNPVIGVGYAYAPAIKEVAAKFPKVSFGIVDDETVKAKNVSDLVFSEQEASYLAGVTAAKVTKSKTVGFVGGVDVPLIHKFEAGFVQGVKDTNPKVKVVKQYLTEKAEDGGFTSPDKGKTATQGHIEKGADVVYHAAGLSGQGVIEAAAAKKVWAIGVDSDQYKQDALAKYKKYILTSATKDVAGSVYNLAKAVEDGNAKGGVVRADLASGGVALTDSNPEFKKMTDVQAAVKKAEEGIKSGKIKVKAKP from the coding sequence ATGCGCCGGGTGTCTCGAATAGCTGTCGCGGGCGCCGCGACCGCCGCCCTCGCCGTCTCCGTCTCTGCCTGCGGTGGCACGTCAAGCGACGCCGCCGCCAGCAAGGACGACAAGAACAAGGGCGTCGCCATCGCCTACGACGTCGGCGGCGCCGGCGACCAGTCCTTCAACGACGCGGCGACCGAGGGCATGAAGAAGGCCGCCGCCGAGTTCAAGACCGGCGAGAAGGCCGTCGAGCCGGTCGACGGCGAGTCGGACGCCGACAAGGCGCAGCGCCTCACCCAGCTCGCGAAGCAGGGCTACAACCCGGTCATCGGGGTCGGCTACGCCTACGCCCCGGCGATCAAGGAGGTCGCCGCGAAGTTCCCGAAGGTCTCCTTCGGCATCGTCGACGACGAGACCGTCAAGGCGAAGAACGTCTCCGACCTGGTCTTCAGCGAGCAGGAGGCGTCCTACCTGGCAGGCGTCACCGCCGCCAAGGTCACCAAGTCCAAGACCGTCGGCTTCGTGGGCGGCGTGGACGTGCCGCTCATCCACAAGTTCGAGGCGGGCTTCGTCCAGGGCGTCAAGGACACGAACCCCAAGGTCAAGGTCGTCAAGCAGTACCTGACGGAGAAGGCCGAGGACGGCGGGTTCACCAGCCCCGACAAGGGCAAGACCGCCACCCAGGGCCACATCGAGAAGGGCGCCGACGTGGTCTACCACGCCGCGGGCCTCTCCGGTCAGGGCGTCATCGAGGCCGCCGCCGCCAAGAAGGTCTGGGCGATCGGCGTCGACTCCGACCAGTACAAGCAGGACGCGCTCGCCAAGTACAAGAAGTACATCCTGACCTCGGCGACCAAGGACGTCGCGGGCTCGGTCTACAACCTGGCGAAGGCCGTCGAGGACGGCAACGCCAAGGGCGGCGTCGTCCGCGCCGACCTCGCCTCCGGCGGTGTCGCGCTGACCGACTCGAACCCCGAGTTCAAGAAGATGACCGATGTCCAGGCCGCCGTGAAGAAGGCCGAAGAGGGCATCAAGAGCGGCAAGATCAAGGTCAAGGCCAAGCCGTAA
- a CDS encoding BMP family lipoprotein, with the protein MRRVSKLSQVAVAVASLALAASACGKTSDEASKDDGKDKGSAGSSKYEGKGIGLAYDIGGKGDQSFNDAAYAGYSKARKEFKIGGVDMEPGDGESSADKVQRLEQLARQGYDPVVGVGFVYAPAVQAAAEKYPDTTFGIIDDNTVKADNVVDLVFHEEQGSYLAGVAAAKVTKVKHVGFVGGVDIPLIHKFEAGFVQGVKSVDPKIEIEKRYLTEKPEEGGFSSPDKGQNAASGQIEAGADVIYHAAGLSGQGVIQEAGSQKKWAIGVDSDQYKQKALAKYKDYILGSATKDVGGAVYDLTKSVVEGKPMKGEQRYDLKSGRVGFADSNPKYTAMKDVVAAVEKAKEDIISGKVKVKIAP; encoded by the coding sequence ATGCGTCGTGTATCGAAACTTTCCCAAGTGGCCGTGGCGGTGGCGAGCCTCGCCCTCGCGGCCTCCGCGTGCGGCAAGACCAGCGACGAGGCGTCGAAGGACGACGGCAAGGACAAGGGGTCCGCCGGGTCGTCGAAGTACGAGGGCAAGGGCATCGGCCTCGCCTACGACATCGGCGGAAAGGGCGACCAGTCCTTCAACGACGCCGCCTACGCGGGCTACTCGAAGGCCCGCAAGGAATTCAAGATCGGCGGCGTGGACATGGAGCCGGGCGACGGCGAGTCGAGCGCCGACAAGGTCCAGCGGCTCGAACAGCTCGCCCGGCAGGGCTACGACCCGGTGGTCGGCGTCGGCTTCGTCTACGCGCCCGCCGTGCAGGCCGCCGCGGAGAAGTACCCCGACACCACGTTCGGGATCATCGACGACAACACCGTGAAGGCGGACAACGTCGTCGACCTCGTCTTCCACGAGGAGCAGGGCTCCTATCTCGCCGGGGTCGCCGCGGCCAAGGTCACCAAGGTCAAGCACGTCGGCTTCGTGGGCGGCGTGGACATCCCGCTCATCCACAAGTTCGAGGCGGGCTTCGTCCAGGGCGTGAAGTCCGTGGACCCGAAGATCGAGATCGAGAAGCGCTATCTGACCGAGAAGCCCGAGGAGGGCGGCTTCTCCAGCCCCGACAAGGGACAGAACGCGGCGAGCGGTCAGATCGAGGCGGGCGCCGACGTGATCTACCACGCCGCCGGGCTCTCCGGGCAGGGCGTCATCCAGGAGGCGGGCTCGCAGAAGAAGTGGGCGATCGGTGTCGACTCCGACCAGTACAAGCAGAAGGCCCTTGCCAAGTACAAGGACTACATCCTCGGCTCGGCGACCAAGGACGTCGGCGGCGCGGTCTACGACCTGACGAAGTCGGTCGTCGAGGGCAAGCCGATGAAGGGCGAGCAGCGCTACGACCTGAAGTCGGGCCGCGTCGGGTTCGCCGACTCGAATCCGAAGTACACGGCGATGAAGGACGTCGTCGCCGCCGTGGAGAAGGCCAAGGAAGACATCATCAGCGGCAAGGTCAAGGTCAAGATCGCGCCGTAG
- a CDS encoding amidohydrolase, protein MSRESEAEPGSESAPAEALPGALPEALRAELVAFRRDLHMHPELGNQEFRTTAALKARLEDAGLKPRVLAIGTGLICDIGEWDGARPMLALRADIDALPIPDTKLGVPYRSTVPDRAHACGHDVHTTVVLGAGLVLADLAARGQLPRPVRLIFQPAEEVLPGGAPDAIESGVLDGVGRIIGVHCDPRVDAGRIGLRHGPITSACDRLEVALDGPGGHTARPHLTTDLVTAAAKVATEVPALVARRIDARSGLSVTWGRIESGHACNVIPQHAELSGTVRCLDLKAWRQAPDLVHGAIQEVAELYRAKSEINYIRGVPPVVNDPVVTDLLRDAMTGRRGPLSVEDTEQSLGGEDFSWYLEHVPGAMARLGVRKPGERVVRDLHQGDFDADESAITVGVELFTAAALLDADRE, encoded by the coding sequence ATGTCCCGCGAGTCCGAAGCCGAGCCGGGATCCGAGTCCGCTCCCGCGGAAGCACTGCCCGGTGCGCTGCCCGAAGCGCTGCGCGCCGAACTCGTCGCCTTCCGCCGCGACTTGCACATGCACCCCGAGCTGGGCAACCAGGAGTTCCGTACCACCGCGGCCCTCAAGGCCCGGCTTGAGGACGCGGGGCTCAAGCCCCGCGTCCTCGCCATCGGTACGGGGCTGATCTGCGACATCGGAGAGTGGGACGGCGCCAGGCCCATGCTCGCGCTGCGCGCCGACATCGACGCGCTGCCCATCCCCGACACCAAGCTGGGCGTCCCGTACCGCTCGACGGTGCCCGACCGCGCCCACGCCTGCGGACATGACGTGCACACCACCGTCGTACTCGGCGCGGGACTCGTCCTCGCCGACCTTGCCGCCCGCGGCCAACTGCCCCGCCCCGTCCGGCTGATCTTCCAGCCCGCCGAGGAGGTCCTGCCGGGCGGCGCGCCCGACGCCATCGAGTCGGGTGTCCTCGACGGCGTCGGCCGGATCATCGGGGTGCACTGCGACCCCCGCGTCGACGCGGGCCGCATCGGCCTGCGGCACGGCCCCATCACCTCCGCCTGCGACCGCCTCGAAGTCGCGCTCGACGGCCCCGGCGGGCACACCGCGCGCCCGCACCTCACCACCGACCTCGTGACCGCGGCCGCCAAGGTCGCCACCGAGGTGCCCGCCCTGGTCGCCCGGCGCATCGACGCCCGCTCCGGCCTCTCGGTGACCTGGGGCCGCATCGAGTCGGGGCACGCGTGCAACGTGATCCCGCAGCACGCCGAGCTCTCCGGGACAGTGCGCTGCCTGGACCTCAAGGCCTGGCGGCAGGCGCCCGACCTGGTGCACGGCGCCATCCAGGAGGTCGCCGAGCTCTACCGGGCCAAGTCCGAGATCAACTACATCCGCGGAGTGCCGCCCGTGGTCAACGACCCGGTCGTCACCGACCTGCTGCGCGACGCCATGACCGGGCGGCGCGGACCGCTCTCCGTCGAGGACACCGAACAGAGCCTCGGCGGCGAGGACTTCTCCTGGTACCTGGAGCACGTGCCGGGCGCCATGGCCCGGCTCGGCGTCCGCAAGCCGGGCGAGCGCGTCGTCCGCGACCTCCACCAGGGCGACTTCGACGCCGACGAGTCGGCCATCACGGTCGGCGTGGAACTCTTCACCGCAGCGGCGCTGCTCGACGCGGACCGGGAGTGA
- a CDS encoding VOC family protein: MSLVTRNQPESTPTWTDLDVTEGAEAERAAEFYGAVFGWEFRADAGHGITCLLRGRPVAGLRTVSEGADRLGAWRMYFAADDCDAVAGRAVAAGATVTRGPDDIGTLGRTAVLLDPVGAEFGLWQGRDLLGCELVNEPGTLVRNDLSTPEAERARTFYAAVFSYTLDGNKDLPDFDFTFLRRPDGHEIGGVFGVPGAPSSRWETTFEVADTDAVAARATEAGGAAEAPSDTPYGRMARLTDPLGSAFHVIARPR, encoded by the coding sequence ATGAGCCTCGTCACCAGGAACCAGCCCGAGTCCACGCCCACGTGGACCGACCTCGACGTCACCGAAGGAGCCGAGGCCGAGCGCGCGGCGGAATTCTACGGAGCGGTGTTCGGCTGGGAGTTCCGCGCCGACGCGGGCCACGGGATCACCTGCCTGCTGCGCGGCCGCCCGGTCGCGGGGCTGCGGACGGTATCCGAGGGCGCGGACCGCCTCGGCGCCTGGCGGATGTACTTCGCCGCCGACGACTGCGACGCGGTGGCGGGGCGCGCCGTGGCGGCGGGCGCGACGGTGACGCGGGGCCCGGACGACATCGGCACGCTGGGCCGCACGGCCGTGCTCCTCGACCCGGTGGGCGCCGAGTTCGGGCTCTGGCAGGGCCGGGACCTGCTCGGCTGCGAGTTGGTGAACGAGCCGGGCACCCTGGTCCGCAACGACCTGTCGACGCCGGAGGCGGAGCGCGCGAGGACCTTCTACGCGGCGGTCTTCTCCTACACCCTGGACGGGAACAAGGACCTGCCGGACTTCGACTTCACGTTCCTGCGGCGCCCGGACGGCCACGAGATCGGCGGCGTCTTCGGCGTCCCGGGGGCGCCGTCGTCCCGCTGGGAGACGACGTTCGAAGTGGCGGACACGGACGCGGTGGCCGCCCGCGCGACGGAGGCGGGCGGCGCGGCCGAGGCACCGTCGGACACGCCGTACGGCCGGATGGCGCGGCTCACCGATCCGCTGGGCAGCGCGTTTCATGTGATCGCGCGGCCGCGGTAG
- a CDS encoding GNAT family N-acetyltransferase — MTITYEWRGPFEDAEVNVLHAEGFGHPVLDIGWRAQLARHSLGWVCARDGEHGDLVGFVNVAWDGGVHAFVLDTAVAARHRRRGIGTGLVARAVEGAREQRCEWLHVDFDDELRGFYFDACGFRGTAAGLIAL, encoded by the coding sequence ATGACGATCACCTACGAGTGGCGAGGCCCCTTCGAGGACGCGGAGGTCAACGTCCTGCACGCGGAGGGGTTCGGGCACCCGGTCCTCGACATCGGCTGGCGGGCGCAGCTGGCACGGCACAGCCTCGGCTGGGTCTGCGCGCGGGACGGCGAACACGGAGACCTCGTCGGCTTCGTCAACGTCGCCTGGGACGGCGGGGTGCACGCCTTCGTCCTGGACACCGCCGTGGCCGCCCGGCACCGGAGGCGGGGGATCGGCACCGGACTCGTCGCCCGCGCCGTCGAAGGCGCGCGCGAGCAGCGCTGCGAGTGGCTGCACGTCGACTTCGACGACGAACTGCGCGGCTTCTACTTCGACGCCTGCGGCTTCCGCGGGACGGCGGCGGGGCTCATCGCGCTGTGA
- a CDS encoding antibiotic biosynthesis monooxygenase: MTHLLDLLHPDAGTVLISEWRTGTPERTRAAADAVIQEWAAAEAPPARLAQHLFVATDGTGLLHYAQWTSDEDHLAWARAYRGAVISRVDTLVPGIERPGLNRTRLHRSVVHDAGHRPGVFAITMTTAVQETLENASTPATGLLATHIHLTADGGRAIVVSEWTDGAAHEKAAADAPGVRRYTLHHSLTGGRASSSPTHPPLPQ, encoded by the coding sequence ATGACGCATCTTCTCGATCTCCTCCACCCCGACGCGGGCACCGTCCTGATCAGCGAGTGGCGCACCGGCACCCCGGAGCGCACCCGGGCGGCCGCCGACGCCGTCATCCAGGAGTGGGCCGCCGCCGAGGCGCCGCCCGCGCGGCTGGCACAGCACCTCTTCGTCGCGACGGACGGCACCGGACTCCTGCACTACGCGCAGTGGACGAGCGACGAGGACCACCTGGCGTGGGCCCGCGCCTACCGCGGCGCCGTGATCAGCCGTGTCGACACGCTGGTGCCGGGGATCGAACGCCCTGGCCTCAACCGGACCCGGCTGCACCGCAGCGTGGTGCACGACGCGGGGCACCGCCCCGGCGTCTTCGCGATCACGATGACGACGGCGGTTCAGGAGACCCTGGAGAACGCGTCCACACCGGCAACGGGCCTGCTGGCCACGCACATTCACCTGACGGCGGACGGCGGGCGCGCGATCGTCGTCTCGGAGTGGACGGACGGCGCGGCGCACGAGAAGGCCGCGGCCGACGCGCCCGGCGTAAGGAGGTACACGCTCCACCACTCGCTCACGGGCGGCCGGGCCTCGTCTTCTCCCACCCACCCGCCCCTCCCCCAGTGA
- a CDS encoding ATP-binding protein, with product MATVSPPHTWSYALHLPHDPRAPRIARMTSRAVLPAYGLAELTDVAELLTSELVTNAYRHSEGPAALRLRGTDDPSGLRVSVWDTNPHIPSPFDKPPGRRGPLRPVPHEADSGRGLGLVAQWARAWGGHPLGDDLFGRGGKLLWFELGV from the coding sequence ATGGCAACCGTATCCCCGCCCCACACCTGGTCGTACGCCCTTCACCTGCCCCACGACCCCCGCGCTCCCCGCATCGCCCGCATGACGTCCCGCGCCGTCCTTCCCGCGTACGGACTCGCTGAACTGACAGACGTGGCCGAGCTGTTGACGTCCGAGCTGGTCACCAATGCCTACCGGCACTCCGAGGGCCCCGCCGCCCTGCGCCTGCGCGGCACCGACGACCCGAGCGGGCTGCGGGTCAGCGTGTGGGACACGAACCCGCACATCCCTTCCCCTTTCGACAAGCCACCCGGCCGCCGCGGCCCACTGCGCCCTGTCCCGCACGAGGCGGACAGCGGGCGCGGCCTCGGTCTCGTCGCGCAGTGGGCCCGGGCCTGGGGCGGACACCCCCTGGGGGACGACCTCTTCGGGCGGGGCGGCAAGCTGCTGTGGTTCGAGCTCGGCGTCTGA